The Sinomicrobium kalidii genome contains a region encoding:
- a CDS encoding LytR/AlgR family response regulator transcription factor produces the protein MIRILICEDEVLISNRLARFIREVMSGPVQIDCVYTLGETEEYLNNRKIDLLFLDLNLHGRDGYEVLEKFVAGAFHTIVVSAYTDRAIEAFEYGVVDFIGKPFKKERIAKAISRYLEGVPPGERNLKRLVTKARKGLEFVETASVKYIKAAGIYAELHLLKGEAKLYDKPLSQLAKILPGNFCRVHKSYVVNMEKVRAVRKSKPNSFLLILRSGEEIPLSRNRKKEIIERFSLH, from the coding sequence ATGATACGTATCCTGATCTGTGAAGACGAAGTGCTTATTTCCAACCGCCTGGCACGGTTTATCAGGGAAGTCATGTCCGGACCTGTACAGATAGACTGTGTGTATACCCTGGGAGAAACGGAAGAGTATTTAAACAACAGGAAAATCGATCTCCTTTTTCTCGATTTGAACCTGCACGGCAGGGACGGATATGAGGTCCTGGAAAAATTTGTGGCGGGGGCTTTCCATACCATTGTGGTTTCTGCCTATACCGACCGGGCCATAGAGGCTTTTGAGTACGGTGTCGTAGATTTTATAGGCAAACCTTTTAAAAAAGAACGCATAGCCAAAGCCATAAGCCGTTATCTCGAAGGAGTCCCTCCCGGCGAAAGAAACCTGAAACGCCTGGTAACCAAAGCGCGGAAAGGATTGGAATTTGTAGAAACAGCGAGTGTAAAGTACATAAAAGCTGCCGGTATTTATGCCGAACTTCACCTATTGAAGGGAGAGGCAAAACTATATGATAAACCCCTCAGCCAGTTGGCAAAAATATTGCCCGGGAATTTTTGCAGGGTACACAAGTCCTATGTGGTGAATATGGAAAAAGTACGGGCAGTCCGGAAAAGTAAGCCCAATAGCTTTTTACTGATACTCAGGTCAGGAGAAGAAATACCGCTCAGCAGGAACCGGAAAAAAGAGATCATCGAGCGCTTTTCGCTTCATTAA
- a CDS encoding nuclear transport factor 2 family protein, with product MQRFKNKHLCLVVFFVLMAVTSVQSYAQAADSLYRQVCRPLNYYLEGGTNNDFDVLKKAFHTNATMKFMSADEYKEVNALDFFREKIKPGPPQDRITRIVSVSVSGNAASARVEAEYEDFTFIDYMNLLKTGEEWKIVGKIFYKRETSE from the coding sequence ATGCAACGATTCAAAAACAAACATTTATGCCTTGTGGTATTTTTTGTCTTAATGGCCGTGACATCCGTGCAGTCTTACGCACAGGCGGCAGACAGTTTATACCGGCAAGTGTGTAGGCCCTTGAATTATTACCTGGAAGGCGGTACGAACAATGATTTTGACGTACTTAAAAAAGCCTTTCATACCAACGCCACCATGAAATTTATGAGTGCCGACGAATATAAGGAAGTAAACGCCCTGGACTTTTTCAGGGAAAAGATCAAACCGGGGCCGCCACAGGACAGGATAACCAGGATAGTGTCTGTCAGCGTATCCGGAAATGCTGCCAGTGCCCGGGTGGAAGCCGAGTATGAGGATTTTACCTTTATAGACTATATGAACCTCCTTAAAACAGGAGAGGAGTGGAAAATCGTAGGTAAAATATTTTACAAAAGGGAAACGTCGGAATAA
- a CDS encoding serine hydrolase, giving the protein MENPSLAGNLVYQRKLKGYTQEELSEKTKVTVRTIQRIEKGEVNPHLQTVKLLASALEIEVDDLIILENPKQESIQKKWLLLLHGTPVLGMVLPLCNILFPLFLWIHKREDNRVYDIHGRAIVNFQITMTILFFLSFIALITVEKWGFFLFMAIIPYAVIVMVINILFAVRDQKCYYPLSLPFLKSGKKKAANGAAIIAMFFLFSTGGCKTGTPDHTDITRLDGSVISGDSLTSKIKQLMEDAGVHGMSVTIFNDNRKHYQKTFGYRDYSRKLPLHDTTNMYGASLSKAVFSILVMKLVEEQVIALDTPLESCLPKKIFQYEPRTSRHDDFSDLQTDTLYAGITARMCLAHTTGFPNWRWFEEDKKLRVHFEPGTRYSYSGEGFVYLQVVLEKLLGKSLEELAREKIFTPLKMKRSSYKWLPSFEKEFAFGHSPSGKPYKKDKDNEPRGGSTLETTPEDYTKFMEAVLQNKIISRASRDKIFTPRIRIRSVRQFGPLSQKDSTLNDDISLSYGLGWGLLQSPYGTGAFKEGHGDGFQHYSIIFPKTGQGILMMTNSDNGESIFKELLEVALADTYTPWEWENYIPYNQK; this is encoded by the coding sequence ATGGAAAATCCATCATTGGCCGGGAACCTGGTTTATCAACGGAAATTAAAAGGATACACCCAGGAAGAACTCTCCGAAAAAACCAAAGTTACCGTACGTACCATTCAGCGCATCGAAAAGGGAGAAGTCAATCCACATCTCCAAACCGTAAAATTACTGGCATCGGCACTGGAAATTGAGGTTGATGATCTCATTATCCTGGAAAACCCCAAACAGGAGTCCATCCAAAAGAAATGGTTGTTGTTGCTTCACGGCACTCCGGTACTGGGAATGGTCCTTCCCCTTTGCAATATCCTTTTCCCCTTGTTTTTGTGGATTCACAAAAGGGAAGATAACCGGGTTTACGATATACACGGAAGGGCCATTGTCAATTTCCAGATCACCATGACCATCTTGTTCTTCCTGTCATTTATAGCATTAATTACCGTTGAAAAATGGGGTTTCTTCCTGTTTATGGCCATAATTCCCTATGCCGTGATCGTCATGGTTATCAACATTCTGTTTGCCGTAAGGGATCAAAAATGTTATTACCCCTTATCCCTGCCCTTTCTGAAATCGGGTAAAAAGAAAGCTGCTAATGGCGCCGCAATCATTGCAATGTTCTTCTTATTCAGCACGGGCGGATGCAAAACAGGTACTCCCGATCACACTGATATTACGCGCCTTGACGGATCTGTAATTTCCGGGGATTCCCTGACCTCAAAAATAAAACAACTTATGGAAGATGCCGGAGTACACGGTATGTCGGTCACCATTTTTAACGATAACCGCAAACACTATCAAAAGACCTTCGGGTACAGGGATTACTCCCGGAAATTACCACTTCACGATACTACAAACATGTACGGGGCTTCCCTGAGCAAAGCTGTGTTTTCCATACTTGTAATGAAATTGGTCGAAGAACAGGTCATAGCCCTGGATACTCCGTTGGAATCCTGCCTTCCGAAGAAAATATTCCAATACGAACCCCGGACTTCCAGGCACGACGATTTTTCCGATCTACAAACGGATACGTTATACGCCGGGATCACTGCCCGGATGTGCCTTGCCCATACCACGGGCTTCCCAAACTGGCGCTGGTTTGAAGAAGATAAAAAACTAAGGGTTCACTTTGAACCCGGAACCCGCTACAGCTATTCCGGTGAAGGCTTTGTTTATTTACAGGTTGTCCTTGAGAAACTTTTGGGAAAGAGCCTGGAAGAACTGGCTCGGGAAAAAATATTCACTCCTCTTAAAATGAAAAGATCGAGTTACAAATGGCTGCCTTCCTTCGAAAAAGAATTTGCCTTCGGGCATTCCCCCAGCGGAAAACCGTATAAAAAAGACAAGGACAACGAACCCAGAGGAGGGAGTACACTGGAAACCACTCCGGAGGACTATACAAAATTCATGGAAGCCGTTTTGCAAAACAAAATTATTTCCAGGGCATCCCGGGATAAAATATTTACTCCCCGGATACGGATTCGGTCCGTAAGACAATTTGGTCCGCTATCACAAAAGGATTCCACATTAAACGACGACATTTCCCTCAGCTATGGACTGGGCTGGGGACTGTTACAATCGCCTTACGGGACCGGAGCATTTAAAGAAGGGCATGGTGATGGTTTTCAGCATTATTCTATCATTTTCCCAAAGACGGGACAAGGCATCCTGATGATGACCAACAGCGATAACGGTGAAAGCATCTTTAAAGAACTCCTGGAAGTGGCCCTGGCCGACACTTATACACCCTGGGAATGGGAGAACTACATCCCGTACAATCAGAAATAA
- a CDS encoding ecotin: MKAVAFKQTGLFLVALLCLSSIAMGQSSITKTDLSIYPKPEKGFKQMVIEVPYSDKDTNKKIEFTVGKWIQVDACNKHGLQGTLEKKDLQGWGYNYYIFKTEGNVISTQMACLDKKTVRQFISAQPEMVRYNGKLPIVIYVPEEYDVQFKIYKAEEDIYQASEVKQ; encoded by the coding sequence ATGAAAGCAGTAGCATTTAAGCAAACCGGTTTATTTTTAGTCGCACTTTTGTGCTTGAGCTCCATAGCTATGGGACAATCATCCATAACAAAAACCGATTTATCTATTTACCCCAAACCTGAAAAAGGATTTAAGCAAATGGTGATCGAAGTTCCTTATTCCGATAAGGATACCAATAAGAAAATAGAATTCACCGTCGGAAAATGGATACAGGTAGACGCTTGTAACAAACACGGTCTTCAAGGTACCTTAGAAAAAAAGGACTTACAGGGTTGGGGGTATAATTATTATATTTTCAAGACCGAAGGAAATGTCATATCTACCCAAATGGCCTGTCTTGATAAGAAAACAGTACGTCAATTTATTTCTGCCCAACCTGAAATGGTAAGGTACAACGGGAAATTACCCATCGTCATCTATGTCCCGGAAGAATATGATGTGCAATTCAAAATATATAAAGCAGAAGAAGATATTTATCAGGCCAGTGAAGTTAAGCAGTAA
- a CDS encoding Na+/H+ antiporter NhaC family protein produces the protein MDNYGFLSVLPPVLAIILALRTKQVYLALLFGIWFSWVIMSDWNIFTGTLATIEGFVNVFKSPGNTRTIMFSALVGALLLFIQYSRGVEGFIHKLNKLIVYFEKKQKGYSRVMVQLLAMLTGILLFVETNISSLTVGTLYRPVFDQLKIPREKLAYIADSTSAPSSILIPFNAWGAFVMGLLLTQGIEAPFSLMLSSIAYNFYPLITILIVFIVIVSRKDIGPMAKAEQRTRETGMLMNENAKPMLSNKVTSFETKKGVKARALNMIIPLGVMVVMMPVNLAYTGWDKVEDANSFSEHLFRSIGQGSGSSAVLYAVMAAILTAMILYRAQGIMKTKEMVDITLKGISELMPLALLMLLAFAIGDACNQLGTGEFVADFSRDWLSPEFLPAIIFLISAFIAFSTGTSWGTFAIMMAIAIPMAEIHQSELTLVVAATLGGGVFGDHCSPISDTSIISSMASASDHIDHVNTQLPYALIGGIFTTLLYLVLGMLFV, from the coding sequence ATGGACAACTATGGCTTTCTCTCCGTTTTACCTCCGGTACTTGCAATTATTCTGGCGTTAAGGACAAAACAGGTTTACCTGGCGCTGCTCTTCGGGATCTGGTTTTCATGGGTGATCATGAGTGACTGGAATATTTTTACAGGAACACTGGCCACCATAGAGGGTTTTGTCAATGTGTTTAAATCACCGGGAAATACCAGGACCATTATGTTCAGTGCCCTGGTAGGCGCCTTGTTATTGTTTATTCAGTATTCAAGGGGAGTTGAAGGGTTTATTCACAAACTCAATAAACTCATTGTTTATTTTGAGAAAAAACAAAAGGGCTACAGCAGGGTTATGGTACAATTACTCGCCATGCTGACGGGAATCCTGCTCTTTGTGGAAACCAATATCAGCTCACTCACCGTAGGGACATTGTACCGCCCGGTCTTTGATCAACTTAAGATCCCTAGAGAAAAACTGGCGTATATCGCAGACTCTACTTCGGCACCCTCATCCATCCTCATTCCGTTTAATGCATGGGGGGCATTTGTCATGGGATTGTTGCTCACCCAGGGGATTGAAGCTCCTTTTTCCCTGATGCTTTCGTCCATTGCCTATAATTTTTATCCCCTGATCACCATACTCATAGTTTTTATAGTGATCGTTTCCAGAAAGGATATCGGCCCCATGGCTAAGGCGGAACAAAGGACCCGGGAGACAGGAATGCTGATGAATGAGAACGCCAAGCCCATGCTATCGAACAAAGTAACTTCTTTCGAAACCAAAAAAGGGGTCAAAGCCAGGGCGCTTAATATGATCATTCCCCTCGGGGTCATGGTGGTTATGATGCCTGTTAACCTGGCATATACCGGCTGGGATAAAGTGGAAGACGCCAACTCTTTTTCGGAGCACCTGTTCAGGTCTATCGGTCAGGGATCGGGGTCTTCTGCGGTGTTGTATGCCGTGATGGCGGCTATATTGACGGCGATGATCCTTTACAGGGCCCAGGGGATCATGAAAACAAAGGAAATGGTGGATATTACCTTAAAGGGGATCAGCGAACTTATGCCACTGGCATTACTGATGCTGCTTGCTTTTGCCATCGGGGATGCCTGTAACCAGCTGGGAACGGGAGAGTTTGTGGCCGATTTCTCCAGGGATTGGCTCTCCCCCGAATTCCTTCCGGCCATTATTTTCCTGATAAGTGCATTCATCGCTTTTTCCACCGGGACCTCTTGGGGTACCTTTGCCATTATGATGGCTATTGCCATCCCGATGGCCGAAATTCACCAGTCGGAACTGACCCTGGTGGTCGCGGCTACCCTCGGAGGAGGGGTTTTTGGCGATCATTGCTCACCCATTTCAGATACTTCCATCATATCCTCCATGGCTTCGGCGAGTGACCATATAGATCACGTTAATACCCAGCTTCCGTACGCGCTGATAGGTGGAATTTTCACTACGCTGCTTTACCTGGTTCTGGGGATGCTTTTTGTGTAA
- a CDS encoding Gfo/Idh/MocA family protein codes for MSSRRDFIKKTAIAGAGISVVPNMSFGNIYGKGDTKLRLAFIGVGLRGTNHLNNALQRKDLEITAVCDIDPGRIKIALKKIEDAGFKKPKVFGDNEYDYRNLLELKEVDAVVIATPWLWHTRMAVDAMKAGKYTGLEVSAANTLEECWDLVNTHEETGSHLMILENVNYRRDILAVLNMVKQNVFGELVHFRCGYQHDLREVKFNDGKQPYGGGVEFGEKAISEAKWRTRHSVLRNGDMYPTHGVGPIAVMNDINRGNRFVSLTSNATKAIGLHNYVVKHGGKDHPNAKVKFKQGDVITTTIETSNGETIIVTHDCNLPRPYSLGFRVQGANGLWENDGDRIYIEGKSEPHRWDSDKEWLEKYDHPLWQKYGEHATGAGHGGMDFFVLNAFVESAKRNTAPPLDAYDAAAWSAITPLSEASIENNGEPQDFPDFTRGLWVKRQPYNWMKDTY; via the coding sequence ATGAGCTCAAGAAGGGATTTTATCAAAAAAACTGCGATAGCAGGAGCGGGTATTTCCGTAGTTCCCAATATGTCTTTCGGAAATATTTACGGAAAAGGCGATACCAAACTACGGCTGGCATTTATCGGGGTGGGACTCAGGGGTACCAACCATCTCAACAATGCACTGCAGCGGAAGGACCTTGAAATAACCGCTGTTTGCGATATAGATCCCGGGAGGATAAAGATCGCTTTGAAGAAAATAGAAGATGCCGGATTCAAAAAACCGAAAGTATTCGGAGATAACGAGTACGACTACCGTAACCTGTTGGAACTTAAAGAGGTTGATGCCGTGGTCATCGCCACGCCCTGGTTGTGGCATACCAGAATGGCCGTTGACGCCATGAAAGCCGGAAAATATACCGGGCTGGAAGTTTCCGCCGCCAATACGCTGGAAGAGTGCTGGGATCTTGTAAATACCCATGAAGAGACCGGATCTCACCTGATGATACTGGAAAACGTGAACTACCGCCGGGACATTCTCGCTGTATTGAATATGGTAAAACAAAACGTTTTCGGCGAACTGGTACATTTCCGTTGCGGATACCAGCACGATCTGCGTGAAGTAAAATTCAATGACGGAAAACAACCCTACGGAGGAGGCGTTGAATTCGGGGAAAAGGCCATTTCCGAAGCCAAATGGAGGACCCGGCATTCGGTGTTGAGAAACGGGGATATGTATCCTACACATGGCGTGGGCCCTATAGCCGTGATGAACGATATAAACCGGGGTAACCGTTTTGTATCACTGACCTCCAATGCTACCAAGGCCATCGGATTGCATAACTACGTAGTAAAACACGGGGGGAAAGACCACCCTAATGCCAAGGTGAAGTTTAAACAGGGCGATGTGATTACCACCACTATAGAAACTTCCAACGGGGAAACCATTATCGTAACGCACGATTGTAACCTGCCCAGACCTTATTCGTTAGGTTTCAGGGTACAGGGAGCCAACGGGCTCTGGGAAAATGACGGCGACCGGATATACATAGAAGGCAAATCCGAACCGCACCGCTGGGATTCCGATAAGGAATGGCTTGAAAAATATGACCACCCGCTGTGGCAAAAATACGGGGAGCACGCTACGGGGGCCGGACACGGCGGTATGGATTTCTTTGTGCTCAACGCCTTTGTAGAATCTGCCAAACGGAATACAGCACCACCGCTCGATGCTTATGATGCCGCGGCCTGGAGTGCCATCACTCCGCTTTCCGAAGCGTCTATAGAAAACAACGGAGAACCTCAGGATTTTCCTGATTTTACCAGGGGGCTGTGGGTTAAACGGCAGCCTTATAACTGGATGAAGGATACGTATTGA
- a CDS encoding SusC/RagA family TonB-linked outer membrane protein, producing MKNALSFLVFFFFAFFCVRAQNEETVKGVVTDDTGFPIMGASVVVEGTSAGTSTNMDGEYTITVPEGGTALEISYLGMISRVVAIDGQTTINVTLKEDVSQLDEVVVVAYGTQKKSDVTASVTSIDAEELNDVTSSDVSTMIQGKASGVQVLQGSGEPGSVPSIRVRGVSSIDGRVSPLWVVDGVIMHGTPNLNPNEIESISVLKDASATSLYGSRGANGVVVVTTKQAKTGRSELTISTKTGFSQFNQGNFEVMNSRQMYDYYNAFGDTFDREQNAWFNESLLNRDYDWIGNGTQTGVVQDHNLVFTAGTEVTKTYISLGYYDETGTIKGNDFDKLSFRLNHNYKVNDKLTLKPKVGLNYSTREKQQHSMYSMTTYMPWDLPYDDGGNIVNPQEDGVSWIGRDNNNYRYDLQWNYSEGQEFNLYTNFDIEYRFSDHWSFISTNGYTLYKYDSKSYTDPRSNSGLADNGRLYQFNSKRITRFTNQMLKYINSWGDHSLTALVAYEYNDYVYQDFSATGRGIVPGTEILDNAAGPKEVTGGKNEYALQSLLFNSNYAYADRYLAQLSVRRDGASNFGENNQYGTFYSASAGWNIHNENFFNIDAVNQLKLRVSFGAVGNRPRSLYPQYGLYSLKNTYNGVPVATPDQLANEDVSWEKSYQTNIGLDTRLFDRIGLSLDYYIKNTSDLLYFVTIPDVTGYSGYWENIGGVRNRGFEAVVDADIIRKDNFLWTFNFNIGVNRNEVTELLDGEPIVVAGNRKRLNEGDDVNTWYMRKWMGVDPENGDPLWEMIDKETGERSLTNNWNDATPQNVGSSTPDFYGGFGTMVQSHGISLSANFAFTRGNQIYNYNRELYDADGAYPTYNQQVLTNGWNRWEEPGDNATHPKLVHGGNKLSNKLSSRYLEDGSFLRMRNIRLGYELPEKWINSIGLGRLNIYVSGDNLWTLTDFSGMDPEVGVNPDSAQKSTADGVYSSLYPVSRRITFGLNASF from the coding sequence ATGAAGAATGCATTAAGTTTTTTAGTCTTCTTCTTTTTCGCCTTTTTTTGTGTACGTGCACAAAATGAAGAGACGGTAAAAGGAGTGGTTACCGACGACACCGGTTTCCCTATTATGGGCGCCAGTGTTGTAGTGGAAGGGACCTCGGCAGGGACCTCTACCAACATGGACGGGGAATACACCATTACCGTTCCGGAAGGAGGCACAGCCCTCGAAATTTCATACCTGGGGATGATATCCCGGGTTGTTGCCATTGACGGGCAGACAACAATTAACGTAACACTGAAGGAAGATGTATCCCAGCTCGATGAAGTGGTAGTGGTGGCCTATGGAACACAAAAGAAATCGGATGTTACGGCCTCGGTGACCAGTATCGATGCCGAAGAGTTAAATGATGTAACGTCATCGGATGTCTCGACCATGATACAGGGAAAAGCTTCGGGAGTACAGGTTTTACAGGGGTCCGGTGAGCCGGGTTCGGTGCCGTCGATCCGGGTGCGTGGCGTGTCTTCCATTGATGGAAGGGTGAGCCCCCTATGGGTGGTGGACGGTGTTATTATGCACGGAACGCCCAACCTGAACCCCAACGAGATCGAATCCATTTCGGTGTTAAAAGATGCTTCGGCCACTTCCTTATACGGATCAAGAGGGGCCAATGGCGTAGTGGTTGTTACCACTAAACAGGCAAAAACCGGCCGTAGCGAACTGACGATTTCAACCAAAACCGGTTTTTCGCAATTCAATCAGGGAAACTTCGAAGTGATGAACTCAAGGCAGATGTACGACTACTACAACGCCTTCGGGGATACTTTCGACAGGGAACAGAATGCCTGGTTTAACGAAAGTCTGCTGAACAGGGATTACGACTGGATTGGAAACGGAACACAAACAGGGGTTGTACAAGACCACAACCTGGTGTTCACCGCCGGGACCGAAGTGACCAAGACCTATATTTCCCTGGGGTATTATGATGAAACGGGGACCATAAAAGGGAATGATTTTGACAAACTGAGCTTTCGCCTGAATCACAATTACAAAGTAAACGACAAGCTGACGCTAAAGCCAAAAGTAGGACTTAACTACAGCACCAGGGAAAAACAACAACATTCCATGTATAGCATGACCACTTATATGCCCTGGGATCTGCCCTACGATGACGGTGGAAATATAGTGAATCCTCAGGAAGACGGCGTTTCCTGGATAGGCCGGGACAATAACAATTACCGCTACGATCTTCAGTGGAATTATTCGGAAGGACAGGAATTTAACCTGTATACCAATTTCGATATAGAATACAGGTTTTCAGATCACTGGAGTTTTATATCGACCAATGGCTATACCTTGTACAAGTACGACAGTAAATCATATACAGATCCGAGGTCAAACAGCGGGCTGGCCGATAACGGAAGGTTGTATCAGTTCAATTCAAAGAGGATCACAAGGTTTACCAACCAGATGCTAAAGTATATCAACTCCTGGGGAGATCACAGTTTAACGGCACTGGTAGCCTATGAGTATAACGATTATGTATACCAGGATTTTTCAGCTACCGGGCGGGGAATTGTTCCGGGAACAGAGATCCTGGATAATGCCGCAGGCCCCAAGGAAGTTACGGGAGGCAAAAACGAATATGCATTGCAATCCCTGCTTTTCAACTCCAATTACGCATATGCCGACCGCTATCTTGCCCAGTTGTCGGTACGTAGGGACGGGGCGTCCAATTTCGGAGAAAACAATCAGTACGGTACGTTCTATTCTGCCAGTGCAGGCTGGAACATACACAATGAAAACTTTTTTAATATAGATGCCGTCAATCAGTTAAAACTGAGAGTGAGTTTCGGGGCCGTGGGGAACCGCCCGAGATCGTTATACCCGCAATACGGCCTGTACAGCCTGAAAAACACGTACAACGGGGTTCCTGTCGCTACACCGGACCAGTTGGCCAACGAAGACGTGTCCTGGGAAAAATCCTATCAAACCAATATAGGACTGGATACCAGGCTGTTCGACAGGATCGGACTTTCTCTCGATTACTATATCAAAAACACTTCCGATCTGTTGTATTTCGTGACCATTCCGGATGTCACTGGGTATAGCGGTTACTGGGAAAATATCGGCGGTGTCAGGAACAGGGGATTCGAAGCCGTGGTGGATGCCGACATTATCCGCAAGGACAATTTCCTGTGGACATTCAATTTCAATATCGGTGTCAACAGGAACGAGGTTACCGAATTGCTGGACGGCGAGCCGATCGTGGTGGCCGGAAACAGGAAACGGCTCAACGAAGGCGACGATGTAAATACCTGGTATATGCGTAAGTGGATGGGGGTAGACCCGGAAAACGGCGATCCCCTATGGGAAATGATAGACAAGGAGACCGGCGAAAGGTCACTGACAAACAACTGGAATGACGCCACTCCGCAAAATGTAGGATCTTCAACCCCCGATTTTTACGGTGGTTTTGGAACGATGGTACAATCTCACGGGATCAGTCTTTCTGCAAACTTTGCCTTTACCCGGGGAAACCAGATCTACAATTACAACAGGGAACTGTATGATGCAGATGGCGCCTATCCTACATACAACCAACAGGTATTGACCAATGGATGGAACAGATGGGAAGAACCCGGGGATAATGCCACACACCCGAAACTGGTTCACGGAGGAAACAAGCTGTCCAACAAGCTGTCGTCGCGATACCTGGAAGACGGAAGCTTTTTGAGGATGCGAAATATAAGACTGGGCTACGAACTACCCGAAAAATGGATAAACTCCATTGGATTGGGCAGGCTGAATATTTACGTGTCCGGAGATAATTTGTGGACCCTTACCGATTTTTCCGGTATGGACCCGGAGGTCGGCGTAAATCCGGACAGTGCGCAAAAGTCTACGGCAGATGGGGTGTATAGCAGCCTCTACCCGGTATCCAGGCGGATCACCTTTGGCCTGAATGCTTCATTTTAA
- a CDS encoding RagB/SusD family nutrient uptake outer membrane protein, whose translation MRRIIYSILLMASFTACDLDRFPYDAVETDELFADEGGLQAATQGSYSLLKGDANGNGFSPQLHRLAEYSGDNVSLSGTTTDDLFYTYNYNNVTTSSKANDLWRSGYRAIVSCNNVIELAVEGEAAESDHLIGENYYLRAYAYFQLVNVFGKPYSRGRSNLGVPLKLTSDVEDIPDRHTVGEVYDQIVADLLKAESLMTVSKTNAYATKEAAQALLSRVYLYMEENEKAVTYADKVINSGRFNLIPNAELAKYFVKVPEDNTETIFCFRYVEDSDYNHGWYTVGSLYANIQGSGWGEMYASSSYLNLVNQHPEDARKGFIEPQYELDEEENRIPAVYWVNDNYNYQFRRTFEENGKTYFTQEGTNYEVVPEEGEDRTLYYFVNGSGEKVYVEKKYDMYKRNGYPKFYILKTSLQENVPHLWSPVVSRLAEMYLNKAEAYAKMGNEGEALNNVNVIRERAGIPVYDSAVDFPYGKDLLDVVLDERRLELAYEGHRKFDVFRNNRVMNRRYPGTHLNGNNPYYEVLPTDNRVIEYIPESQINTQPSLIQND comes from the coding sequence ATGAGACGAATCATATACAGTATACTCCTGATGGCATCATTTACAGCATGCGATCTGGACAGGTTCCCATACGATGCTGTGGAAACCGATGAATTATTTGCAGACGAAGGTGGGCTCCAGGCAGCAACCCAGGGCTCTTATTCCCTTTTAAAAGGAGATGCCAACGGCAATGGTTTTTCGCCCCAGCTACACCGGCTGGCGGAATATTCGGGAGATAATGTTTCACTGAGCGGAACAACAACAGACGACCTTTTCTATACCTATAATTATAACAACGTTACCACCAGCAGTAAGGCCAATGATCTGTGGCGGTCGGGTTACCGTGCTATTGTAAGTTGTAATAATGTTATAGAACTGGCAGTAGAAGGAGAAGCTGCGGAATCCGACCATTTGATCGGTGAAAACTATTATTTGAGGGCATATGCATATTTTCAGCTGGTCAATGTCTTTGGGAAACCCTATTCCCGGGGAAGGTCCAATCTGGGCGTTCCTCTCAAGTTGACGTCGGATGTTGAAGATATTCCCGACAGGCATACCGTAGGGGAAGTATATGACCAGATCGTTGCCGACCTGTTAAAGGCAGAATCGCTGATGACCGTATCGAAGACCAATGCCTATGCCACCAAAGAAGCCGCACAGGCGTTGTTGTCCAGGGTTTACCTGTACATGGAAGAAAATGAAAAAGCCGTAACCTATGCCGACAAGGTGATCAATTCCGGCCGTTTTAACCTAATTCCCAACGCAGAACTTGCCAAATATTTTGTAAAAGTACCGGAAGACAATACGGAAACCATTTTCTGTTTCCGGTATGTGGAAGATTCCGATTATAATCACGGCTGGTATACGGTCGGTTCGTTATATGCCAACATACAGGGCTCGGGCTGGGGAGAAATGTATGCTTCCAGCTCGTATCTGAACCTTGTCAACCAACATCCGGAAGATGCCAGGAAAGGATTTATTGAGCCACAATATGAACTGGATGAAGAAGAAAACAGGATCCCTGCCGTATACTGGGTAAATGACAATTACAATTACCAGTTCCGAAGGACTTTTGAAGAAAACGGAAAGACATATTTTACACAGGAAGGAACAAACTACGAAGTAGTGCCCGAAGAAGGAGAAGACAGGACGTTGTACTATTTTGTAAACGGTTCGGGGGAAAAGGTCTATGTAGAAAAAAAATACGATATGTATAAGCGTAACGGCTATCCCAAATTCTATATTCTCAAGACCTCCCTTCAGGAAAACGTACCGCATTTGTGGTCGCCCGTAGTGTCCCGCCTGGCGGAAATGTACCTGAACAAGGCCGAGGCCTATGCCAAAATGGGGAATGAAGGCGAGGCCCTGAACAATGTCAATGTCATCAGGGAACGGGCAGGAATACCGGTTTATGACAGTGCTGTTGATTTTCCCTATGGAAAAGACCTGCTCGATGTGGTGCTGGATGAACGACGGCTGGAACTGGCCTACGAAGGACACCGCAAGTTTGATGTTTTCCGGAACAACAGGGTCATGAACAGGCGTTATCCCGGTACGCATCTTAACGGGAACAATCCTTATTATGAAGTGTTGCCCACAGATAACCGTGTAATAGAATACATTCCGGAAAGCCAGATCAATACACAACCGTCATTGATCCAGAACGATTGA